A single window of Colletotrichum higginsianum IMI 349063 chromosome 8, whole genome shotgun sequence DNA harbors:
- a CDS encoding Cytochrome P450 — translation MLLNPLVGAAVFAALALFYLARCLSSPLLKVPGPGLSRFTSVVLRWHEFGANRTLYIHSLHLKYGPVVRIAPNEVSFTSYEAVKEIYGSLGSGYDKHRFYNLFKVFQRRTMFSTLEKGEHAKRKRLIADRYANSNVVKPTAMSGIEKRAEEFARQCADATKTSVDVYVKLHSYACDCITHHLFHPYGTNSLQIPEDTKMMEQVTTDDSLRNRLIQHHYPVFYQYFSRLLDLFFDPRTTPLAKNFVVGATSKIDPAPFTLLSRLQDKTEKASSVNQLDNTDIAAECMDHMVAGIDTTGDSLCFLMWELSQPASLEFQKRLQDEIREHPDVSFDKLSYLDAVVQEGLRCYPAIPMSLPRVVPDGGKQVDGYFIPGGSIVSSQAYSVHRNNEAVFPSPDVFNPERWMSPVGEAERKRHMFAFSHGGRGCVGKHLALAEMKTLLRAIYSRYTTVPDPSMTPESMRSHEQIISARPYGQKCLLRFIPLQQVQQ, via the exons ATGTTGCTCAATCCACTGGTTGGGGCAGCTGTTTTTGCAGCCCTGGCGCTCTTTTACTTGGCCCGTTGTCTATCATCACCATTGCTGAAAGTACCGGGCCCAGGCCTGTCGAGGTTTACCTCCGTCGTCCTCCGATGGCACGAGTTCGGCGCCAATCGGACGCTCTACATACACTCCCTCCACTTGAAGTATGGACCGGTTGTACGCATTGCCCCAAATGAGGTCTCTTTTACTTCGTATGAGGCTGTGAAAGAGATCTACGGCTCGCTCGGGAGTGGATACGATAAACATCGTTTCTACAACCTGTTCAAAGTATTTCAACGCCG AACCATGTTTTCTACCTTGGAAAAGGGCGAG CACGCAAAACGCAAGCGACTTATCGCTGACCGCTACGCCAACAGCAACGTTGTTAAGCCCACAGCAATGAGCGGGATTGAGAAGAGAGCTGAGGAGTTTGCAAGGCAATGTGCAGACGCCACAAAGACAAGCGTTGATGTTTAT GTTAAGCTTCATTCCTATGCCTGTGATTGCATCACGCATCACCTGTTCCATCCCTATGGAACCAACAGCCTCCAAATACCAGAGGACACTAAGATGATGGAACAGGTCACGACAGACGATAGCCTGCGAA ATCGCCTCATTCAGCATCACTATCCCGTATTTTACCAGTACTTTTCCAGACTTCTTGATCTCTTCTTCGACCCACGTACCACACCCCTGGCCAAGAATTTCGTGGTTGGAGCCACTTCGAAGATTGATCCGGCACCGTTCACCCTCCTCAGTCGTCTGCAAGACAAAACCGAGAAAGCCAGCAGCGTCAATCAGCTGGACAACACCGACATTGCTGCCGAATGCATGGATCATATGGTTGCGGGAATCGATACTACTGGTGATTCGCTATGTTTTCTGATGTGGGAACTTTCTCAACCAGCCTCCTTGGAATTCCAAAAGAGACTCCAGGACGAGATCCGGGAACACCCTGACGTTTCGTTTGACAAGCTCTCTTACCTCGACGCGGTGGTTCAAGAGGGTCTGCGTTGTTATCCTGCGATCCCCATGTCATTGCCTCGAGTTGTacccgacggcggcaagcAGGTAGACGGCTATTTCATCCCAGGAGGAAGCATCGTCAGCAGTCAGGCGTACTCTGTGCATCGCAATAACGAAGCGGTCTTCCCGAGCCCTGATGTCTTCAATCCCGAGCGCTGGATGTCACCGGTCGGAGAGGCCGAGAGAAAACGACACATGTTTGCTTTCTCCCACGGTGGAAGAGGCTGCGTTGGAAAGCA CCTGGCACTTGCAGAAATGAAGACCTTGCTCCGCGCCATTTATAGTCGCTATACGACCGTACCCGACCCCTCCATGACCCCCGAAAGCATGAGGTCTCATGAGCAGATCATTTCGGCACGACCATACGGACAAAAGTGTCTGTTGAGATTCATCCCTCTGCAACAAGTGCAACAATAG
- a CDS encoding FAD dependent oxidoreductase: protein MRSQLLSLCALGASLISATPVDLGCYDESAFKPEDIIHRDVLIVGGGATGTYAAVRLRDQNKTVAVVERAERLGGHVNTFRDPATGAPIDYGVQAYIQNNETTQFFERFGVQLNTSALSPFPSTVVDFKTGFVVPNASVVDPNTLVGPLANYLFATLNFDFLAQGAYDIPENVPEDLLLPFGQFVEKYNLTEVVQVVWIFAHGVGNLLETPTLYVLQNFGQPHLLGLSAGYLYAPGGNQQVYDKAGAFLGDDVLYSSVVVASKRTDEGVTAVVASATGRKLIKANKLLLTIPPTVENLAPFDLDASETSVFEQWQDVPYYVGVVSKTGLPDQTNFLNVDVTAAAALPQKPFVWRLETVGVPGYQTVKVIGEPDSSKAQGLVVDAVRKVGVSVGAYAGGADFSAWEQHKNLQLHVSPEAVKAGFYRNLYALQGKRSTYYTGNAWCSDYSPLLWAFTETRILPSL from the coding sequence ATGCGTTCGCAACTGTTGTCGCTTTGCGCCCTGGGCGCATCGCTAATTAGCGCGACTCCTGTCGACCTCGGCTGCTACGACGAGTCCGCCTTCAAGCCCGAGGACATCATCCATCGCGACGTCCTCATTGTCGGCGGAGGAGCCACCGGAACTTATGCCGCTGTCCGTCTCCGGGACCAGAACAAGaccgtcgccgttgtcgagcGCGCCGAGAGACTCGGCGGTCACGTCAACACCTTCAGAGACCCCGCAACCGGTGCTCCCATCGACTATGGTGTGCAGGCGTACATCCAGAACAATGAGACGACCCAATTCTTTGAGCGCTTCGGGGTCCAGCTGAACACGTCCGCCCTGTCTCCCTTCCCGAGCACAGTCGTCGACTTCAAGACCGGCTTCGTCGTCCCCAATGCCTCGGTCGTCGACCCCAACACCCTTGTCGGCCCTCTGGCGAACTACCTCTTCGCCACCCTTAACTTCGACTTCCTGGCCCAGGGTGCTTACGACATCCCCGAGAATGTCCCCGAggacctgctgctgcccttcgGACAGTTCGTCGAGAAGTACAACCTGACCGAGGTTGTCCAGGTCGTCTGGATCTTCGCCCACGGTGTCGGCAACCTGTTGGAGACGCCCACGCTTTACGTTCTGCAGAATTTCGGCCAGCCCCACCTGCTTGGTCTCTCCGCCGGTTACTTGTATGCCCCTGGCGGTAACCAGCAGGTCTACGACAAGGCCGGGGCTTTCCTTGGAGACGACGTCTTGTACTCCAGCGTCGTGGTCGCCTCTAAGCGTACTGATGAGGGTGTCACCGCCGTCGTTGCTTCCGCCACCGGCCGTAAGCTCATCAAGGCCAACAAGCTTCTCCTCACCATCCCTCCCACTGTTGAGAACCTGGCACCCTTTGACCTTGACGCTTCCGAAACTTCGGTCTTCGAGCAGTGGCAGGATGTGCCCTATTACGTTGGAGTTGTCTCCAAAACTGGTCTGCCCGACCAGACCAACTTCCTCAATGTCGACGtcactgccgccgctgcccttCCCCAGAAGCCTTTTGTTTGGCGCCTGGAGACAGTCGGCGTGCCGGGATACCAGACCGTCAAGGTCATTGGCGAGCCTGACTCGTCCAAGGCCCAGGGCTTGgttgtcgacgccgtccgcaAGGTGGGGGTCTCTGTCGGGGCTTACGCTGGGGGTGCCGACTTCAGCGCTTGGGAGCAGCACAAGAACCTCCAGCTTCACGTGTCACCGGAGGCAGTCAAGGCTGGCTTCTATCGCAACCTTTACGCCCTTCAGGGCAAGAGAAGCACCTACTACACGGGCAACGCTTGGTGCTCCGACTACTCTCCCCTCCTGTGGGCATTCACAGAGACTAGAATCCTTCCCTCTCTTTGA
- a CDS encoding TPR domain-containing protein gives MDPTESDASTILTDYPVSSASRPSSASASSVTSLSSISDDRTNSLPLGAATSVYFEIRDTPTAGRAVFATRDIDASTLLWRSDDLTISSLLREYRREVCGQCFGYNYGRDLSIQDQTVGFAFCSSECQKVWRQEAGEVGIQAWAEVKKLVSKKSKRDDELVDINLARPNENEIAQAWDGTKAQAALIRTLRMVELMDDARNGDEPQTLTVKGNTGGLITKQHRKAVQKALQQPVQADIMGYCVGGIIAQYENPQKWEHLLSLAVDSTPYSSAGDLEAFTRTYLQLLAILPLPLLPFTTPESLFLLSSRDSHNAFGIRSLEDEGSELFGFGCWPAASYFNHSCGPNVEKKRVGRAWEFRAANNVEKGGELCITYLGGEERKLSREARMLTLRRNWGFECQCKRCKEEGGMNTV, from the coding sequence ATGGACCCTACCGAGAGCGACGCTTCAACAATACTGACGGACTATCCAGTATCGAGTGCTTCCAGACCATCCTCAGCCTCAGCCTCGTCCGTTACGTCTCTGTCGTCAATCTCCGATGACCGAACAAATTCCCTGCCCCTAGGCGCTGCTACCTCCGTGTACTTTGAGATCCGTGATACTCCTACGGCCGGAcgcgccgtcttcgccacCAGAGACATTGACGCGAGCACTCTGCTGTGGCGCTCAGACGATCTCACCATCTCATCTCTCCTTCGGGAGTACAGGCGTGAAGTCTGCGGACAGTGCTTCGGATACAACTACGGCAGAGATTTGAGCATACAAGACCAAACAGTCGGTTTCGCCTTCTGCTCGAGTGAATGCCAGAAAGTCTGGCGGCAAGAGGCTGGCGAGGTAGGTATCCAGGCCTGGGCCGAAGTCAAGAAACTGGTCAGCAAGAAGAGTAAACGAGACGACGAACTGGTTGATATTAACCTGGCACGACCCAACGAAAATGAGATTGCGCAAGCATGGGACGGTACTAAGGCACAGGCAGCGCTGATCCGAACGCTCAGAATGGTGGAGCTGATGGACGATGCCCGGAACGGAGACGAACCGCAGACCCTGACAGTGAAGGGCAACACGGGCGGACTGATCACCAAGCAGCACCGCAAAGCCGTACAGAAAGCACTTCAACAACCCGTTCAGGCCGACATTATGGGATATTGTGTTGGCGGTATCATCGCTCAGTACGAGAACCCCCAGAAATGGGAGCACTTGCTCTCACTCGCAGTGGATTCGACGCCTTACTccagcgccggcgacctggaAGCCTTCACTCGCACCTATCTGCAGCTGCTCGCGATTCTTCCTCTGCCCCTGCTCCCCTTCACCACGCCCGAGTcactcttcctcctctcctcgcGCGATAGCCACAACGCGTTCGGCATCCGTTCTttggaagatgaaggatccGAGCTCTTCGGGTTCGGTTGCTGGCCCGCAGCCAGCTACTTCAACCATTCCTGCGGCCCAaacgtcgagaagaagagagtgGGCAGGGCGTGGGAGTTCAGGGCTGCAAATAAtgtcgagaagggcggggAATTATGCATCACTTACTTGGgtggagaggagaggaagttgtcgagggaggcgaggatGTTGACGCTGAGAAGAAACTGGGGCTTCGAGTGTCAGTGCAAGAGGTGTAAGGAAGAAGGTGGAATGAATACTGTTTGA